The sequence aggtTTCTTCCGAtcgtacctttgcgttccctgattactagcacattaccttacaccaatctcttcgttattgttctctcttttttttgttgcgctccttagcttttttttctttctttgtattcctctcgaattttcatttttgtgtggcgcatatatattggcgctcccttgtaccaatattcatgtgtccaaataaataaataaataataaccgAAAAACAGCAGTTAATTGCATCATTTTCAAACGAATAGTATATTTTCTGTAGTTAATAGTGATTAAGACAAATATAGATACAAGACCTGATGCGAATTAAACTTATGACAACAGTGAAAATTTGAAcaaaaaataatagaaaataatttggCTCCCTATTTTTATCCACCACAGTAAAAAATAAGATATGCTTACTTTAATACACGAAGAGAAAAGAATAATACACGACGTAAGCATCgattatgaaaaaaataattgaaagatGCTAAACATCCTGAGCTGTATGGATCGGATAGATGATCAGGACGATAACTAAACCAAAAGAGAAGAACGATAAAACTAAAATTAGTGTAGATATTATTCATTCAGTAAAGTCGGCAGGATCTAAACTTCATgacatgaaaataaaatgacacCATCATATTAAAGTTCTTAGGAAACATTTACCTATATATGCGACATTGAGCAGGCACAATTTCATCACCGATGACTTTCCAAAGATGAGGTGCTAGATCTTCGTATTTATCCACATAAATGGAACAGAACCGAGAAATGTAGTGTTTTACAAGCTGACGAAATGAAAGTGAAGATAATCATGAGGATATTAAAGAAATTAGTAAAATTGAGATTGCTGAGccaatatatacataaatatgatCTTTGAACAGTAAGTAACGGCTACACTATAGAAGAGGAGTTTTTGAAGGAACTCCAACTTTTAAACCACCATAAGTCGCCAGGCCCAGATGGCGTACCCCACTTCCTCCCCCCCCACGGATGGAGGCAAACTTCTGGCCAGAGATCTTACTAGTTAAATTGGGAAGATTATGGAAGTAAACAGTTCTGTAACCTTGCAATGAAGCGACTGCCGCCCCTGCCACTTCTGGAAGGGACTACGTAAAGCATTTGAAAATGGTTAGTGTATGAGTATTCTCACAAACTGCGAACTACTTAATTTGTGACAAGACTCTGTGGTCTAAAAGGTAGTTGCATGGGACTGACATATTAGTTCATCGC comes from Schistosoma haematobium chromosome 3, whole genome shotgun sequence and encodes:
- the MAF1_1 gene encoding RNA polymerase III-inhibiting protein maf1 (EggNog:ENOG410V9EW~COG:K); this encodes MSTLNSCFGPAYDFLTARSDEFCLEPELWLVKHYISRFCSIYVDKYEDLAPHLWKVIGDEIVPAQCRIYSYRPDHLSDPYSSGCLASFNYFFHNRCLRRVLFFSLRVLNDSLVDDDEDELTESNLY